From the Tribolium castaneum strain GA2 chromosome 2, icTriCast1.1, whole genome shotgun sequence genome, one window contains:
- the LOC103312819 gene encoding uncharacterized protein LOC103312819 — MWVFVLVFAVFKELGIQAMSFNPAKMDDRKGLTFPDSSEIGGDFLYETVVPNCQNHTYCEHLDRYPKELFSKILKSHEKEFSRYFQSMAVIEPIISRNQDTSCICASRKSIIYPKAAYNIKNNLKFIYNFDGYKQGVSVEVCVIKNQMCKFYEKVRKLKTRCRQKFVEKLLLTADENGRPYADRYRFPSACVCSYKIISSNVFFT, encoded by the exons ATGTGGGTTTTTGTGTTGGTTTTTGCCGTTTTCAAAGAG ttGGGCATTCAAGCCATGTCATTTAATCCAGCCAAGATGG ATGATCGCAAGGGTTTGACCTTTCCGGATTCGAGTGAAATTGGGGGTGATTTTTTGTACGAGACGGTGGTCCCCAACTGCCAAAATCACACGTACTGTGAACACTTGGACCGCTACCCTAAAGaactattttccaaaatattaaaaagccACGAAAAGGAGTTTTCTCGGTACTTTCAGAGTATGGCAGTAATAGAGCCCATTATAAGTAGGAACCAAGACACTTCCTGTATTTGTGCATCACGCAAAAGTATTATATACCCAAAAGCGgcatataatataaaaaataatctgaaattTATCTACAACTTCGATGGATACAAACAAGGAGTGTCCGTAGAGGTCTGcgtgat aaaaaatcaaatgtgcAAATTTTACGAGAAGGTgagaaagttaaaaacaagGTGTCGACAAAAGTTCgtcgaaaaattgttactgaCGGCTGATGAAAATGGAAGACCGTACGCTGATAGGTACAGATTTCCATCAGCTTGTGTCTGTTCGTACAAGATAATTAGCTCtaatgtgttttttacttaa